CATATTCGCGGTTGAACTCGTAGCGGTGGCGATGGCGCTCGCTGATCTCGAGCTGACCGTAGGTCTTGTGCGCCAGTGTACCCGGCTCGATCTTGCAAGGCCAGGCGCCCAGGCGCATAGTGCCACCCAGTTCTTCAACGCCGCGCAACTCGCGCAACTTGTAGATGACGCGATGGGGCGTAGCCTGATCGAACTCCGTGGAATTCGCCTCTTCCAGTCCGCAAACGTTGCGCGCGAACTCAATGCACGCGGTCTGCATGCCCAGGCAGATGCCAAAATACGGAACCTTCTTCTCCCGTGCATAGCGGATTGCAACCAGCATTCCCGCTATGCCGCGTTTTCCGAAGCCGCCGGGAACCAGGATTCCGTCATAGCCCTCGAGCTGAGCGTCGAGATCAGCATCTTTCGATTCCAGTCCCTCTGCCTCCACCCAATTCACGTTCAGCTTGAGGTTGTGGGCCAGGGCGCCATGTACAAGCGCTTCTTTTAGGGACTTATAGGAGTCCTCATAATCGACGTACTTGCCGACAATGCCGATCGTGACCTCATCCTTAGGGTTGTAAACCCGGTGGATTAGCTCCTCCCAATTGCGGAGATCGCGATCTTTAGCTTTCAAATGAAGATATTTCAGCGCCAGGGTATCGACTTCCTCGCGGGCAAAAACGATGGGCACCTCGTAAATAGAGGCAACGTCTTTCGCCGTGATTACCGCCTCTTCTTCCACGTTGCAGAAGAGCGCGATTTTGGACTTGATGTCGTGAGAGAGGAAGCGATCGGTGCGGCAGAGCAGGATATCGGGCTGAATCCCAACGCTGAGCAGCTCTTTGACGGAGTGCTGTGTCGGCTTGGTCTTAAGCTCGCCCG
The Terriglobales bacterium DNA segment above includes these coding regions:
- a CDS encoding CTP synthase, translating into MSAKYIFVTGGVVSSLGKGLAAASLGCLLESRGLKVTLQKFDPYLNVDPGTMSPFQHGEVFVTDDGAETDLDLGHYERFTHARLTRDNNWTTGRIYEQIIAKERRGDYLGKTVQVIPHVTNEIKAAMKKVSQDVDVAIIEIGGTVGDIESLPFIEAIRQMRQELGRENTLFVHTTLVPYIAAAGELKTKPTQHSVKELLSVGIQPDILLCRTDRFLSHDIKSKIALFCNVEEEAVITAKDVASIYEVPIVFAREEVDTLALKYLHLKAKDRDLRNWEELIHRVYNPKDEVTIGIVGKYVDYEDSYKSLKEALVHGALAHNLKLNVNWVEAEGLESKDADLDAQLEGYDGILVPGGFGKRGIAGMLVAIRYAREKKVPYFGICLGMQTACIEFARNVCGLEEANSTEFDQATPHRVIYKLRELRGVEELGGTMRLGAWPCKIEPGTLAHKTYGQLEISERHRHRYEFNREYEDPLTAGGLRISGATPDGTYVEIIELPGHPYFIGCQFHPEFKSKPLEPHPLFKAFVGAAHQHGLERRARKEAAELEMFHRPEKVGRR